TGCTGACGAGCTCACCCACTGGCGACGGCTTAAGGGTACTGGCTTTCCGCTTTTCCCGAGCGCGATCAAACTGTCGCCTTCCTTGTCCGCCAGCTCTTTCTACCCCACTTCCAAGAAAGGGAGTGTCTCAAGGCCACGGCTATCAGTATCACAATCTAGCTCCTATCAAGAGCCGAGCGGATGGCAGAGTACAGTCAGTTCTGGGAACTCTTCGACATGCCCTTCAGTAAGTAAGCCCTCGACGGATGTATCATTGGCCATCCAGACGCCTACCTCGCTCCATCCTCAAGGTCTTCCTTGTGCGAGGTGTCAAGGTAGCTATGAAATTCCATCATGAGCTGACATAATGGGTGGCTGGAAGGTAGGGCGATGCCAGGGACCAAACCGATCGGAAAACAATCTAGTGGGGCGTTCAGTCCGCCGTTCCGTCCTATCATCGCCGACAAAGAGGGAGGATCGAGCTCATCGCACCATCTCATCGAGCATATGCTGATTCGCTTATGGTAGGATGCGCTCGATGTCGTTTATGTCCTCCAAGATCGCTATTGCTCCATTCCTAACTAGAAGGTCCCTCACTTGGGAATCTACCACGCCGGGGGAGATGCAGCCAATAGGGCTAACATCAGCTCGTCTGGCTGCTATCATATCATCAATGGTATCGCCAATGTATATAGCATCCATTATACAGATCTTGCTCAATGCCAGGTTTATTGCATAGGGATCGGGTTTGGACCTTTCGGGCGGATAATCCTCCATGGCCACAATAACATCGAATAGATGCGCCATGTTGAATTTCCTGAGAACGAACAGGGCCTCATCTCTCGGCCTTCCGGTCACTATGCCAAGAGCATATCTGGTCTTCAGCCGTGTGAGCAGTTGGCTCGATAGCAGCCATCTCTCGCTCTCAATGTAGCCTTCCTTGTCCTTGGTTCCACGGTATAGTTCCTGGAACTTTTCGATTATGTCGATCTTTGGTACGTTCTTCCCCCTGCTGACCAGGATCGCCTCGGTAAGATCCCAATCATTGTTGTACCCTCCCTTACTCTTGAGGGCCTGGATTTCCTCGAGCGGTGCTTCATTTCCGGAAAAATAACACACGGTTTCTTGAATGGCCCGGCGGTAGGAAGATGTCACATCGACAAGTACGCCATCCATGTCGAACAGGATTGCCAGTCGTCCAGTATCGTCCTCGATGTCGGCTCGTATGCGATAATTTACATTATCAAATTTTCCAACTGTGGGATTATACTTCACGCATTCACCACATTGTCCTGCAAATTCATTAACCATCGACTACAATTCAGAATATCGATTTCAACATTTCTTCATTTTCAATGAAGACGTAGTGACACCAAACTGATGTTTCGAGTTGAGCTCGCTGGCATATCATTCACATTCGCTGCTCATCCATATCGTCAAGCACCTCCATGATGAAGGCCACCTTGCTATTTGGCTCCCTGAACAAGGATGGATAGCTTTTAACGTAAATGTCATAGCACGCGGGGAACTACTAACATGAGCGTTTCGCTGATGACTCTCCGCGTACCTCCTGAATGATGAAAAAGCGAGATGCTCCAGGTTACGCAACCAGTGAGTGAAGGGGGGATGCAACAGTCCAGTTGTCTCTGCTCGTCTTCGTTCTTCCTCTCCAGCTCCCTCCTCCTTGAAGCGGAATTGTGGATATCGGTGGCGACTCCATCTCCTCGCATGCGGTTCGTTCCACCGTCCCCGATCTCCTCTTTCCTTTTGCCTGATGCTCATTCGCCAGAAAGCGTCCGCGTCCAATCCTTTAATACTGTTGAATCCTGTCGAAAAGAAGATGGCGGTCATCAGGGACAGCAAGGGTCAGGCATTGCTGCTCATCGCCATCGTTTTCGTCGTTTTCATGGATGGCCTGGACGCATCCATCGTGAACATAGCCCTGCCATACATCACATCTTCCTTCGCTATCGATGCGGGCACCGCCGTCTGGATCACCATGGTCTACTTCATGATGATGGCCAGCCTGCTGCTGATCTTCGGTAAACTTGCCGACCGTGGCATCATCAAGAAGATCCTCGTTGCAGGGCTCATCATCTTCTCCCTCTTCTCTCTCAGCTGCGGTCTGTCGAACTCGTTCGAGACCTTGCTGATAAGCCGTATCTTCCAGGGGATCGGAGCAGCCATCATGGGGGCCTGCTCCCCCCTGTTGTGCGTGAGGTTCCTCCCTGAGAACAGACTTGGTATAGGTTTGGGGGTGATCGCGGCGGGTGCATCCATAGGATATGCCTCGGGTCCGGCGCTAGGCGGCATCCTTACAGAGTTCCTCTCTTGGCACTGGATCTTCCTCATCAATGTGCCGATAGGTGTGGCCGGGATCGCATTCCTGCTCCGGGCCTTACCCCAGGATGAAGGCTATGTGAGGTCCTACTTCGATGTGCCTGGTTCTATCTTGCTCGTGACGGCCACCATCACGGGCATCTTCGCGCTGGAAAGGTCCACGCACCTTGGTTTGGAGAACATTCAGATCATATCCGCTGTGACGATCTGCATTGTTTCTGTGATCCTTTTCATCATCTGGGAGGGTCGTTGTGAAGCGCCCCTGTTGAACCTGAGCATCTTCAGATCCAGTAAGTTCAGCCCGGTGTTCATCGCATACTTCCTGATAAACCTCGTCGGTACGGGCAAATGGTACCTTATTCCGTTCTACCTCGCGCTGATCATGGGGTTCGACTCCGCGACCAGCGGGATGTACATGTTCATTCAAGCTGCCATCACGGTCATCATCAGCGTTCCCATAGGGAGATGGTCCGATCATGTCGGGCGCAGGTGGTTCAGCGTCGTGTCCTGCCTGGCCATGGCCATTTCCTGCGCGATCCTGATCTTCATCGATCCCTCGATGGGTCTGCTACCCCTCATCACCGTGGCCATCCTCTCGGGGATCTTGTGGGGTTTTTCCGGCCCCGCCGCAGGCCGGATAGTGGAACATGTGCAGGAAGGAGAGGAGGGAACGGGAGCAGCCCTGATCGCGGTCTCCGGCTACTTCGGGGCCGCTGTGGGAGCGGCTCTCTTCGCCGCGCTCTTCTCCTTCATCAGTGATTCCGGGAACGTTCCCTTCACGGACCTCGATCCCGGAACCTTCATGCTAGGTTTCCATGGGGTGATGCTCGTCGGGCTGGTGATGGCGATCGTTGCGGTGGTCCTTTCAGCAGCGGTCAAGGACAAATGTCCTCCAGAAAGTTCGATGGTTCCAGCCCAGTAGTTAACGAGGTCGATTGAGCGAAATAATGTGAATTAAA
The nucleotide sequence above comes from Methanomassiliicoccus sp.. Encoded proteins:
- a CDS encoding TIGR01548 family HAD-type hydrolase encodes the protein MKYNPTVGKFDNVNYRIRADIEDDTGRLAILFDMDGVLVDVTSSYRRAIQETVCYFSGNEAPLEEIQALKSKGGYNNDWDLTEAILVSRGKNVPKIDIIEKFQELYRGTKDKEGYIESERWLLSSQLLTRLKTRYALGIVTGRPRDEALFVLRKFNMAHLFDVIVAMEDYPPERSKPDPYAINLALSKICIMDAIYIGDTIDDMIAARRADVSPIGCISPGVVDSQVRDLLVRNGAIAILEDINDIERILP
- a CDS encoding MFS transporter, translated to MAVIRDSKGQALLLIAIVFVVFMDGLDASIVNIALPYITSSFAIDAGTAVWITMVYFMMMASLLLIFGKLADRGIIKKILVAGLIIFSLFSLSCGLSNSFETLLISRIFQGIGAAIMGACSPLLCVRFLPENRLGIGLGVIAAGASIGYASGPALGGILTEFLSWHWIFLINVPIGVAGIAFLLRALPQDEGYVRSYFDVPGSILLVTATITGIFALERSTHLGLENIQIISAVTICIVSVILFIIWEGRCEAPLLNLSIFRSSKFSPVFIAYFLINLVGTGKWYLIPFYLALIMGFDSATSGMYMFIQAAITVIISVPIGRWSDHVGRRWFSVVSCLAMAISCAILIFIDPSMGLLPLITVAILSGILWGFSGPAAGRIVEHVQEGEEGTGAALIAVSGYFGAAVGAALFAALFSFISDSGNVPFTDLDPGTFMLGFHGVMLVGLVMAIVAVVLSAAVKDKCPPESSMVPAQ